In Akkermansia muciniphila, one DNA window encodes the following:
- the alr gene encoding alanine racemase, translating into MSCTSPPRAWAQIDTNALRHNLNVVRRVMPDHRLMAIVKAEAYGHGLEGVVKALDGEDCAFFGVATVAEACRVRDAGATTCPFILGPCFAGEREEIVQNGWRAALSSLEEAEHFNSLGALYGKTVHVHLGVDTGMGRSGFLPSELHGLTDKLKQFSYLDLEGVFSHLSAASDDISFTHGQISGFTEAVNELSQGHRYRFRHLCSSAAVFNYKVPCANMVRLGRILYGYSPMPSPYNKELRPTMTLYSRITLIRTLPGNHGVSYNHCYITKGSTKVATIGIGYADGYLQYLSNQGARVYINGQYCPVLGRVTMDQIMVDVTYMDHVETGDLVEIMGPNVSWEELTRRANTIPSNVLTSISARVPRIYV; encoded by the coding sequence ATGAGTTGCACAAGCCCTCCCAGAGCATGGGCCCAGATTGATACGAATGCGCTGAGACACAATTTGAATGTCGTCCGTCGCGTCATGCCGGATCACCGTCTGATGGCTATTGTTAAGGCGGAGGCTTATGGGCACGGTCTGGAAGGGGTGGTGAAGGCCTTGGATGGCGAAGATTGCGCTTTTTTTGGCGTTGCCACGGTGGCGGAGGCCTGCCGGGTGAGGGATGCCGGGGCAACAACATGCCCGTTTATTCTCGGCCCCTGTTTTGCGGGGGAGCGGGAGGAAATTGTGCAGAACGGCTGGCGCGCCGCTCTTTCCAGCCTGGAAGAGGCGGAGCATTTCAATTCCCTGGGCGCCCTTTACGGCAAAACCGTCCATGTTCATTTGGGCGTGGATACCGGCATGGGGCGCAGCGGTTTTTTACCGAGCGAATTGCACGGCCTGACGGATAAACTCAAACAGTTCAGTTATCTGGATCTGGAGGGCGTGTTTTCCCATTTATCCGCAGCTTCCGACGATATTTCCTTCACCCACGGGCAGATCAGCGGCTTTACGGAGGCCGTAAACGAACTTTCCCAAGGCCACCGGTACAGGTTCCGGCACCTGTGCAGCAGCGCCGCTGTGTTTAATTACAAGGTTCCCTGCGCCAACATGGTGAGGCTGGGCAGAATCCTGTACGGGTATTCCCCCATGCCGTCTCCCTATAATAAGGAGCTGCGGCCTACCATGACCCTGTACAGCCGCATTACTCTGATACGCACGCTGCCGGGAAATCACGGCGTTTCCTACAACCACTGTTATATAACGAAGGGGAGCACGAAGGTGGCCACTATCGGCATCGGCTATGCGGACGGCTATCTTCAATACCTGTCCAACCAGGGAGCGAGGGTGTATATCAATGGCCAGTACTGTCCTGTTTTGGGCCGTGTGACGATGGACCAGATCATGGTGGACGTTACCTATATGGACCATGTGGAGACCGGAGACCTGGTGGAAATCATGGGGCCAAATGTAAGCTGGGAGGAGTTGACGCGCCGCGCCAATACCATTCCCAGCAACGTACTGACCAGCATCAGCGCCCGCGTGCCCCGGATTTACGTGTAG
- a CDS encoding EamA family transporter has product MSALLLTSFIWALSFGLLGNCLSGLPASFVAMARMAGSLAVFLPFVRRVPFSHALVMMGIGAVQFGGMYLCYIAAFHYLPSHQVALFTATTPIYVVLINGLMKKQLPPLHLAAAILAAIGGAGILWKGYSAGNGVFTGIVLVQLSNLCFAAGQIAYISLKNSRFGRSEASCFAYAYAGALLVTLPSGLPSGLSCWQGISAVQWWLLAYLGIIASGVCFFLWNYGARRVTPVKLAVMNNLKIPLAALTSLLLFREHPNMFLLFIGCLLILSSFLIAPIPFKKTAQE; this is encoded by the coding sequence ATGTCTGCGTTGCTGCTCACGTCTTTCATCTGGGCGTTGTCATTCGGACTTTTGGGAAACTGCCTGTCCGGCCTCCCTGCCAGCTTTGTCGCGATGGCGCGCATGGCCGGCTCGCTTGCCGTTTTCCTCCCCTTCGTCCGGAGGGTTCCTTTCAGTCATGCCTTGGTGATGATGGGCATAGGCGCCGTCCAGTTCGGAGGAATGTATCTTTGCTATATCGCGGCCTTTCACTATCTGCCTTCCCACCAGGTTGCCCTTTTTACAGCCACCACGCCGATTTATGTGGTTCTGATTAACGGTCTGATGAAAAAACAGCTTCCGCCGCTCCATCTGGCGGCGGCTATTCTTGCGGCCATAGGAGGAGCGGGCATCCTTTGGAAAGGATATTCCGCCGGTAACGGGGTGTTTACAGGAATTGTTCTTGTCCAGCTTTCCAATCTCTGCTTCGCGGCAGGTCAAATAGCCTACATTTCCTTGAAAAATTCCCGGTTCGGGAGAAGTGAAGCTTCCTGCTTCGCCTATGCCTATGCAGGCGCTCTGCTGGTCACGTTACCCTCCGGCCTGCCGTCAGGGTTGTCCTGCTGGCAGGGGATTTCCGCCGTGCAATGGTGGCTGCTGGCCTATTTGGGGATCATCGCTTCAGGAGTCTGTTTTTTCCTCTGGAATTACGGCGCTCGGCGGGTAACTCCCGTGAAGCTGGCGGTTATGAACAATCTTAAAATTCCCCTGGCGGCCCTGACTTCCCTTCTTCTGTTCAGGGAGCATCCCAACATGTTCCTGCTGTTCATCGGCTGCCTGCTTATCCTGTCCTCTTTCCTGATCGCCCCCATCCCCTTCAAAAAAACTGCGCAGGAATAA
- the dgt gene encoding dGTP triphosphohydrolase: MSGMMNWQQLLSDARWGSRHRSTASPQKNRSNYDRDYGRILFSSAFRRLQDKTQVFPLGRNDYVRTRLTHSLEVAHIGSSLGMLAGEWLAQKGSLPAPIMPSDVATIVSTACLAHDIGNPPFGHSGEDAIETALKRHGLELPFEGNAQGFRILTRTGDPMEGSGLKLTAAVLGAFMKYPCTQSYSAAVKKGSIVAANKLECKKFGIGEQEREAASFMAGHLGLIPRSTPDAAHLCWSRHPLAYLMEAADDICYRIADIEDGYFSGLLDFAPTRDLFSPFLTESQLRYVRELEEKKEKDSCIHYMRAIAIGKSIQSAVDSFVNHEEDLLQGRMEQSLIDSSELSAPLNGLYQYAIKNVYRAREVIEVEAMGYKVLGELIDFFMEWVNHPSSGQSQKIAIMLQGTDVPQNNGGEAARLAHMLDYISGMTDSFALETYRKLTGIL; this comes from the coding sequence ATGTCAGGGATGATGAATTGGCAGCAGCTTTTGTCGGACGCGCGCTGGGGGTCCAGGCATCGGAGCACGGCGTCTCCGCAGAAAAACCGCAGCAATTATGACCGGGATTACGGCCGCATTCTGTTTTCCAGCGCGTTCCGCCGCCTTCAGGACAAGACACAGGTTTTTCCCCTAGGCCGCAATGATTACGTCCGCACCCGCCTGACCCACAGCCTGGAGGTAGCCCACATCGGTTCCTCCCTCGGCATGCTGGCGGGGGAGTGGCTGGCCCAAAAGGGTTCCCTGCCTGCTCCTATCATGCCTTCCGATGTTGCCACCATTGTTTCTACCGCCTGCCTGGCCCATGACATCGGCAATCCGCCCTTCGGCCATTCCGGAGAAGACGCCATTGAAACCGCCCTGAAACGGCACGGCCTGGAGCTGCCTTTTGAAGGTAATGCCCAGGGATTCCGCATCCTGACACGTACAGGTGATCCGATGGAGGGCAGCGGCCTGAAACTGACGGCAGCCGTTTTGGGTGCCTTTATGAAATATCCCTGTACGCAATCCTATTCCGCCGCCGTCAAGAAAGGCAGCATAGTTGCGGCCAACAAACTTGAATGCAAAAAATTCGGCATCGGGGAACAGGAAAGGGAAGCGGCTTCTTTCATGGCTGGCCATCTGGGTCTGATCCCGCGTTCCACACCTGATGCAGCCCATCTTTGCTGGAGCCGCCATCCCCTGGCGTATTTAATGGAGGCTGCGGATGATATTTGTTACCGCATCGCGGATATTGAGGACGGGTACTTTTCCGGCCTTCTGGATTTTGCTCCCACCAGGGATTTATTCAGTCCTTTCCTGACGGAATCCCAGCTCCGTTATGTCCGGGAGCTGGAAGAAAAGAAGGAAAAAGATTCCTGCATCCATTACATGCGCGCGATCGCCATCGGAAAAAGCATTCAATCCGCTGTGGACAGTTTCGTGAACCACGAGGAAGATCTGCTGCAAGGAAGGATGGAACAATCCCTGATAGACAGCTCGGAATTGTCCGCCCCGCTGAACGGCCTGTACCAGTACGCCATCAAGAATGTGTACCGCGCCAGGGAGGTTATTGAGGTGGAAGCCATGGGGTACAAGGTTCTGGGCGAATTGATCGACTTCTTTATGGAATGGGTGAACCATCCGTCCTCCGGACAATCCCAAAAAATCGCCATCATGCTTCAGGGCACCGACGTGCCCCAAAATAACGGAGGGGAGGCTGCGCGCCTGGCGCATATGCTTGATTATATTTCCGGCATGACGGATTCCTTTGCCCTGGAGACTTACCGGAAGTTGACCGGAATTCTGTAG
- a CDS encoding ABC transporter ATP-binding protein — MPEPLLQVNNLKMYFPVRSGIFLRQAGWVKAVDDVSFHIYPGETLGLVGESGCGKSTIGKSIVRLLKPTGGSIRFNGNNIARLSQRKMRPLRPHIQMVFQDPAESLNQRQSIGQIVAEPFVIHRMGTPAARREWVRGLLDRVGLPDSAIDRFPFEFSGGQRQRIGIARALTLNPSLIILDEPVSALDVSVQSQVLNLLLELQEERKLSYLFIAHDLAVVKHISDRVAVMYLGKIVEMSDAETIYQAPKHAYTKALLDAIPEPDPARANKHQPLPGDVPSPINPPLGSAFGHRIQHPSYPETVGADLTPVEIEPGHWVAPDPCALEPEDWNRIRQR; from the coding sequence ATGCCGGAACCACTCTTGCAAGTAAACAATTTGAAGATGTACTTTCCCGTCCGCTCCGGAATCTTCCTGCGGCAAGCGGGATGGGTCAAGGCTGTGGACGACGTTTCCTTCCATATTTACCCGGGGGAAACGCTGGGCCTGGTGGGGGAATCCGGCTGCGGAAAATCCACCATCGGCAAAAGCATTGTCCGCCTGCTGAAACCCACCGGGGGCTCCATCCGGTTCAACGGCAACAATATCGCCAGACTTTCCCAGCGCAAAATGAGGCCTCTGCGCCCGCACATCCAGATGGTTTTCCAGGATCCTGCGGAATCCCTCAATCAGCGGCAGTCCATCGGTCAAATCGTAGCGGAACCCTTCGTCATCCACCGCATGGGCACACCCGCCGCGCGCCGGGAATGGGTGCGCGGCCTGCTGGACCGCGTAGGATTGCCGGACAGCGCTATTGACCGCTTCCCCTTTGAATTCTCAGGCGGGCAACGCCAGCGCATCGGCATCGCCCGCGCCCTGACATTGAATCCCAGCCTCATTATTCTGGACGAACCTGTTTCCGCCCTTGACGTATCCGTCCAGTCCCAGGTTCTCAACCTGCTGCTGGAGCTTCAGGAGGAACGCAAGCTCTCTTACCTGTTCATTGCCCATGATCTGGCGGTCGTCAAACACATCTCCGACCGCGTGGCAGTCATGTATCTGGGTAAAATCGTGGAAATGTCAGATGCGGAAACCATCTACCAAGCCCCCAAACACGCTTACACCAAGGCTCTTCTGGACGCTATTCCGGAACCGGACCCTGCCAGGGCCAACAAGCACCAGCCCCTGCCGGGAGACGTTCCCTCCCCCATCAATCCTCCGCTCGGTTCTGCTTTCGGCCACCGCATCCAGCACCCCTCCTATCCGGAGACGGTGGGCGCGGACCTTACCCCTGTGGAAATAGAACCGGGCCACTGGGTAGCCCCTGATCCCTGCGCTCTGGAGCCGGAAGACTGGAATAGGATCCGCCAGCGGTAA
- a CDS encoding PDZ domain-containing protein, producing MKPCIFLTLGLLAGSGSGYSIDRPAGSTDNLQPPPLTPYTHQVRPLPSSKPARLGIVPGTVPQALVAQLELSGFPGVLVTKVMPDSPAARAGLLENDVIVKLGDVSLSGPQSVTEALSEKAPGDRITAVFYRKGKRETAEITLDGGTLSAEEILAAQGDPRTQPHAVPSVRRQAAPFSGMSARPHLSQRILDIQQMMDEFLGDSAMDDSRMDDIIGRMNLTPGAAQMLRSLQGLHQMPMPPMGKVSGGGQSTSSVRMSDANGTIVVSSNSRTGTTVHVTDSAGKVLYSGPYNTQEEKAAVPEAVRERLKNIETNFCF from the coding sequence ATGAAACCCTGTATCTTTCTGACATTGGGATTGCTGGCAGGTTCGGGCTCCGGATATTCCATTGACCGGCCCGCAGGAAGTACGGATAACCTTCAGCCGCCTCCTCTGACGCCATACACGCATCAGGTCAGGCCTCTCCCCTCTTCCAAACCGGCCAGACTGGGAATTGTTCCGGGCACGGTGCCTCAAGCGCTTGTTGCCCAGCTGGAACTGAGCGGATTCCCCGGAGTGCTGGTGACCAAAGTGATGCCGGACAGCCCCGCGGCCAGGGCCGGGCTTCTGGAAAATGACGTCATCGTCAAGCTGGGGGATGTTTCCCTGTCCGGTCCGCAATCCGTGACGGAAGCCCTGTCTGAAAAGGCTCCCGGAGACAGGATTACAGCGGTATTCTACCGGAAAGGAAAGCGGGAGACTGCTGAAATTACCCTGGATGGGGGAACGCTTTCCGCTGAAGAAATATTGGCGGCTCAGGGGGATCCCCGCACGCAGCCGCACGCAGTTCCCTCCGTTCGGCGTCAGGCGGCGCCTTTTTCCGGAATGTCTGCACGGCCTCATCTTTCTCAGCGTATTCTGGATATTCAGCAGATGATGGATGAGTTTTTGGGAGATTCCGCCATGGATGATTCCCGGATGGACGACATCATCGGCCGGATGAACCTGACTCCCGGCGCGGCGCAGATGCTTCGGAGCTTGCAGGGCCTTCACCAAATGCCTATGCCTCCCATGGGCAAGGTCTCCGGAGGAGGCCAGAGCACGTCTTCCGTCCGGATGTCGGATGCCAACGGGACTATCGTGGTTTCTTCCAATTCCCGGACGGGAACCACAGTTCATGTGACGGACTCCGCAGGGAAAGTTCTGTATTCCGGTCCCTACAATACGCAGGAGGAAAAAGCCGCTGTACCGGAAGCCGTCAGGGAACGTTTGAAAAACATAGAAACCAATTTCTGCTTTTAA
- a CDS encoding ABC transporter ATP-binding protein codes for MSDPLLEIKNLVTGFETESGLLKAVDGVSFTVPKGTCVGIVGESGCGKSVTAMSIVRLLPQPMGKILDGQILFKGRDLVQAKETDMHGIRGRHIGVIFQEPMTALNPVHSIGRQIGESLMLHRGMNTREARDAAIQLLQRVRIPAPEQRVDEFPHQLSGGMRQRVVIAIALACHPELIIADEPTTALDVTVQAQILSLLKDLQAEMGSSSILITHDLGVIAQSCDSVVVMYAGRVVEKAPVRELFANPRHAYTKGLLASIPQLSSVRKTKLPTIPGQVASIADFVPGCRFCQRQGVPAEELTERPPLVEISPDHFVEACPRCTNL; via the coding sequence ATGAGCGATCCCCTGTTGGAAATCAAGAACCTGGTCACCGGCTTCGAAACGGAATCCGGCCTGTTGAAAGCGGTGGACGGCGTCAGCTTCACCGTCCCCAAAGGCACCTGCGTAGGCATCGTGGGGGAATCAGGCTGCGGAAAAAGCGTTACAGCCATGTCCATCGTCCGGCTGCTACCCCAGCCCATGGGGAAAATTCTGGACGGGCAAATTCTGTTCAAGGGCCGCGACCTGGTTCAGGCAAAAGAGACGGACATGCACGGCATCCGCGGCCGCCATATCGGCGTCATTTTCCAGGAACCAATGACGGCGCTCAATCCCGTACACAGCATCGGCAGGCAAATTGGGGAATCCCTGATGCTCCACCGGGGAATGAACACCAGGGAAGCCCGGGATGCAGCCATCCAGCTCCTGCAGCGCGTCCGCATCCCCGCTCCGGAACAGCGTGTGGACGAATTTCCTCATCAGCTCTCCGGCGGCATGCGCCAGCGCGTCGTCATAGCCATTGCCCTGGCCTGCCATCCGGAACTCATCATTGCGGATGAACCGACCACGGCCCTGGATGTCACCGTTCAGGCTCAAATCCTCTCCCTACTCAAGGATCTTCAGGCGGAAATGGGGTCATCCTCCATCCTCATTACACATGACCTGGGCGTCATCGCACAAAGCTGTGACTCCGTAGTCGTCATGTACGCTGGCCGCGTGGTGGAAAAGGCCCCTGTCCGGGAACTTTTTGCCAACCCTCGCCATGCTTACACCAAGGGACTGCTGGCCTCCATCCCTCAGCTAAGTTCCGTGCGGAAAACCAAACTGCCCACCATTCCCGGCCAGGTGGCCTCCATTGCGGATTTCGTTCCCGGATGCCGCTTCTGCCAAAGGCAGGGCGTGCCCGCGGAAGAACTTACGGAACGCCCTCCCCTCGTGGAAATATCCCCGGACCACTTCGTGGAAGCCTGCCCCCGCTGCACTAACCTTTAA